The Echinicola rosea genome has a segment encoding these proteins:
- a CDS encoding transposase yields the protein MTTRRKFTSKFKTKVVLELLKERSSLAELAQKYELSPQQLSNWKREFLNGAEEVFEKSSKNKKNPADEEKDQLLKTIGKLKVENDFLKDALR from the coding sequence ATGACCACAAGAAGAAAATTTACATCGAAGTTCAAGACCAAGGTGGTTTTGGAATTGTTAAAAGAGCGCTCGTCTCTTGCTGAGCTGGCTCAGAAGTACGAACTGTCACCCCAGCAACTGAGCAACTGGAAGCGGGAATTTCTCAATGGAGCTGAAGAGGTTTTTGAAAAAAGCAGCAAAAACAAGAAAAACCCTGCCGATGAGGAAAAAGACCAGCTGCTCAAGACTATCGGCAAGCTCAAAGTTGAGAATGATTTTTTAAAAGACGCCTTGCGCTAG
- a CDS encoding restriction endonuclease subunit S has protein sequence MRFHKNNKEWVRKKIGEISSISSGGTPSRGKYEFWGGNIPWITTSLIDFNEIQRAEEYITKEGLNQSSAKLFPKGTILMAMYGQGKTRGKVAILGIEATTNQACAAIKVKQGMDARFLYTYLEKEYDRIRNIANDGGQQNLSASLIKSYKISLPNLNEQVKISSFLLLIDRRINTQIKIIEELQSQKNSLSKKLLSCQVRFLEHIEKWKEVKIGDVVKIGSGKDYKHLAEGEVPVFGTGGYMTSVDSCLYEGETVCIGRKGTIDKPFYYNGKIWTVDTLFFTHSYKSILPRFLFYVFEQINWLKFNEASGVPSLSKSTIEKIAIKIPSVKEQQKITTTLFAIDQKIDLESKHLELLKQQKRYFLQNLFI, from the coding sequence TTGAGATTTCACAAGAATAATAAGGAGTGGGTCAGAAAGAAGATAGGAGAGATATCATCTATATCATCTGGAGGGACTCCAAGTCGTGGAAAATATGAATTTTGGGGTGGAAACATTCCATGGATTACAACTAGCTTAATAGATTTTAATGAAATCCAACGAGCAGAAGAATATATTACAAAAGAAGGGTTAAACCAATCCTCTGCTAAACTATTCCCAAAAGGAACAATACTGATGGCAATGTATGGACAAGGGAAAACGCGAGGTAAAGTTGCAATTTTGGGAATCGAGGCAACAACAAATCAAGCATGTGCAGCTATCAAAGTAAAACAGGGAATGGATGCCAGATTCCTTTATACCTATTTGGAAAAGGAATATGACAGAATAAGGAATATAGCGAACGACGGAGGACAACAAAATCTAAGTGCAAGTCTTATTAAAAGCTATAAAATAAGTCTGCCAAACTTAAATGAACAAGTAAAAATATCCTCCTTTCTTTTGTTAATTGATCGACGTATTAACACCCAAATCAAAATCATTGAGGAGTTGCAGTCCCAAAAGAATTCTCTAAGCAAAAAATTATTGTCATGTCAAGTTCGTTTTTTGGAACACATTGAAAAGTGGAAGGAGGTTAAGATTGGTGATGTTGTCAAAATTGGAAGCGGTAAAGATTATAAACATCTAGCTGAAGGAGAAGTACCTGTGTTTGGAACAGGTGGGTACATGACATCCGTTGATTCCTGCCTTTATGAGGGAGAAACCGTATGTATTGGCAGAAAAGGAACCATAGATAAACCATTCTACTATAATGGAAAGATCTGGACCGTCGACACTTTGTTTTTTACTCATTCCTATAAGAGCATTTTACCTCGATTCCTATTTTATGTTTTTGAGCAGATAAATTGGTTGAAATTTAATGAAGCCTCAGGGGTGCCAAGTCTTTCGAAAAGTACCATAGAGAAAATTGCAATTAAAATCCCAAGTGTTAAAGAACAACAAAAAATCACCACCACTTTATTCGCAATAGATCAAAAAATAGATCTTGAATCCAAACATTTAGAGCTATTGAAGCAGCAAAAGCGATATTTCTTGCAAAATTTATTTATATAA
- a CDS encoding restriction endonuclease subunit S: MKNNDFAYNKSYSDGYPMGAIKKLTRYDNGVVSSLYICFRFNAFVNTVFMEHYFESGLHNREIEKYAQEGARNHGLLNIGIIDFFNTKISIPNTDEQTKIANFLSSFDKKIEAEKEILIQYQSQKKYFLQNLFI; encoded by the coding sequence ATGAAAAATAATGACTTTGCTTATAATAAAAGTTATTCTGATGGGTACCCAATGGGCGCAATTAAAAAGCTTACTCGATACGATAATGGAGTTGTGTCTTCACTTTATATCTGTTTCAGGTTTAACGCCTTCGTAAACACAGTATTTATGGAGCATTATTTTGAATCTGGCCTACATAACCGTGAGATTGAAAAATACGCCCAAGAAGGCGCAAGAAATCATGGGTTACTGAATATTGGGATTATTGACTTTTTCAATACAAAAATTTCAATTCCAAATACTGACGAACAAACCAAAATCGCCAATTTTCTCTCATCCTTTGACAAGAAGATAGAGGCAGAAAAGGAAATCTTAATCCAGTACCAAAGCCAGAAAAAATACTTTTTACAAAACCTGTTTATATAA